CTACACTGTATCGCTGCCAAGAAGGGaatcaaagtaaaaaaattaCCAACACTTAGTCCTCTAACTTGTTAGAATGTACTTCTACGGTTCCAATATAAGTAATGAAAAAATTATGGACTGTACTTTTTATCATacgtaaagcaaaaaaaaaaaaaagcaattattttgaacaaaatataatcttGGTGTTAACATAAAAATCTTTTTAATGATAAGTAGAGCCAAAAAGCAATTATCTGGAACAAAATATGGTCATTTATTGTATTGTGTTATTGTAAACATCATGTATAATCAATAAATAGAAAATTGCCATATGTTTGAGAATCTGACATGTATATATGTAATTCTAAcctttatcttcataattcttcattttaccgaaatgttttgttttgacattcaaatacatttttttccgctaaataatttacttttatttcataaaggtatcagttataaatacatatgcaagaaacatatattttttagttttcataatattactttaaaattattactgttctacgtgtttttatttttcataatattactttaaaattattactgttttattaagtgtACTACTGACTAGATCAagagaattaacaataataatgatatcaataataagaaaatgtagtTACTGTTATTACCCTATGCTATAAGACATTACATGATTAACCCATTTTGTTACCCTCGACCAGATCTTATTGGCAGTATGGCATGAATTCCCaggagtatcatttattttatagagaactGTTCACCTTAAGAAACCTTCGAGAATCTGAGAAAATTTACGGGCAAATAAGTTCAGCCCATGTCTTTGAGCCCATCCCATTtcatcccacgagcccatcccatgagcccatcccagaTTTTCGAGGATCCCGagtgcaacggaatttagagaacagctaaccgtggcgataccagatttagtaaacacaaaacttcaaaggaaagtGCAGCTGTCATgcgataaaagtctggcatagaatgaccgagaaatagcgcggacatttttttatatatacatatgaagaaaaaaatattaaaaggcaAGAACTATgagaaaaatcattaaaatggaaCGTGCTTTGCACATGCACAGCTTGACTTGGTAGCAatgataattacaaggtttgataaagGTCTGGCATATAAAGATCGAGAAATAGCTCGGACAATTTTttaccataattatataaaaaaataattaataaagggccataattaagtGAAAAATATCCAAAATGAGACCCGCTTCACacatgcataactaggcttggtgcTCATattaattacaaggtttgattgaaATCTGGCAAACAATTGCTGTGAAACAGCCTGGACAAATATACCGTatacaaacggacggacggacggaccgacgtACGGACCGGAATCCAGTATAGCCCCTGGATACTAGTATCTGGgtttataattatgtatgtacgatgtttttttctgtttgatattttaaagaacaagaGATACAAACTAAAATGTgataataaaacaaagaaaactttACATCATGTAACAAACTAATATATAcacttattttcatattcaagCATCAAATTATTGATGAATGGTATgtaaaattatacatataaaCACGGAGAAACATCAAAAAGTAGATTCTGTGAAATGCGTCTTTAGCAGGAAAACGTAACAGAAGTCCAAAGAAACATAAAATGACAGAAATAAATGTTATCAATCTAAAACATTGTCCTATGATTATGACAGTCAATGTTatgaatcaaaaacatttttttttggttataaTCATGACAATAAATATTAAGAAGAAAagaattactgaaatattataaacataaaaaattgtCTTACATTTAGAGAAAATAAATTAGTACAATGACAGGGTGCAATACTATATAAATTGAGAAAACTTTTGTTGATTTTCTATCAAGATAACAGATCAATTGTAAATACATTTGTCTTCTCGTATTTAGGCAAAATTTAAGTGTTTCGACTAGCTAAAAGATCATCAGACATGGGGAGATAGAAAGTATACATAAAGATATTTATGTAtcagtaatatttaaatgatgtctctttttaaaactaaaatacagTACTACTAAAATTCTACGTACGAACTTTTCCTCTGTTTTATGCTTTTAAGGAACAACATATATAAACTGAACTGAAATAGTAACTTATAATAGAGGATGGAAACATGAAAGCACACTTctacaaaatgccaaaaaatctaaaaattctgTATAGACATACATGTACAGAAAGTATATAATTACAACTAAATGgaataaaacattataaacaCAACTTACATGAAGAAACATCAAACGTTTGGCCCAGAAAAAGTATAGTGTGGTGGGTAACAAGTGAAGTACAATCGTATTTATCCAGGGACAGCTGAATATTCTGATTTATTACCTGTTTTATAGTGAATTTTCGAAATACTGGAGCGAAATGTATTTGGCATTTTCACTGAAtgataagaaactataaaatgggtaaatttagccaaatcatgaaataaacagaaagaaTTGCATTACATGTAAGTTCAGAATATCTTTCACTTTTGAACACCATATGTTACTttttcactcgtgaaaatatcataTCTCATGTTCACCCGTGAtagatatttcaatattacactgaaacaaacaaatatcgtcTATTTCAGTCAAATCGAGCACATTTTGGATGTTTCGTGAGTCACCTCGTATATAATGTTGATGAACAAAATTCCCGACATGGTTTAGACTTAGTCCAGGACAAATATTAGCAGAATACCTTTACAGATACATAGTGTATTAGcagaatatatttacaaatacataGTGTATTCGCATGATATCTTTACAGATACGTAGTCTATTAGCACAATACCTTCACAGATGCATAGTCCATGCGGAGAATACCTTCTGTGTGGTTTGAAAAATGATtggtaaattttcaatgaaacggctgtatatgtaaatttgtacaaatgtatttgagccgcgccatgagaaaatcaacatagtgcctttgcgaccagcatggatccagaacagcctgtgcgtctgcgcagtctggtcaggatccatactgttcgctttcaaaccttaATTACAAAGGATGATCGCGTCACTTAcgaataattacattttattctCAAGAGTTACTCTTAATCTGTCCCAAAATCCCTGCAAATTGTCTTCAATGGTTGGGTATTCTAAATATGTCTTTTTCTGTAAAACGTCTATTATTTCTATTGGCAGATGTTTAAGTGGTATATCCTCTTTCAGGATGACACACAGAACATTTCTGCCAGTATCCGCTGCTTCCATTCGGGCCATATTTAATTCATACATACACCATTTACTTCTCACAAAGTCTCTCGTTAGAATAATGAGCGTTCTGCGCGTAGAGGTGATCGCTCGCAATATATTGTCAACTACATATTCGCCTGCACGGAAATCTCGGTCATGAATTAATAACGAAATTTCACCTTTTTCCTCTAATTCGCGTTTTACCTGCTCAATTACAAATCCTCGGTCTTCATCAGCGTATGAGACAAAAACATCTTTCTCGTATTCAGTATCATTCATTCGTTGATAATCAGCGAAAAGTTtaatttttgtcatgtaatacAAATATCGGAGGTTCCATCGGAATCGGTAGACTAGCGCAGTTATTAGAATAATGATAAAGAAAAGAACAGACAAACTTGCAATGAGAATTAATGTTAGATAACTCGAGCATTCTAACCGTAATTGATCATAATTTAATGTTGCTAGTGACACCGACGTAGAATTTTTGAACTTACAATATGTTTCTTCTATTTTTGCGAACTTATCTTTATGTTTTTTAACCCAAAGGAAAAACTCTATGTTCTCACATACGCATTTTAAATTGTTTCTCGCAATgttgatttttatatttagcaatTTATCAAATGCATCTCTAGCAGCCAAATTGATAGATTCCAGACTGTTGACTTCCAGATCCAAATAACTTAGATTTTTCAAATGGCTTAATTCAAACGTTatattacttattttattttgtgataaataaagattttcaagttttgtaaGGTTGTTGAATATGTTTGGcattaaatgaataattttattatCACTAAGGTCTAGAGTACGAATATTTTTCAGATGTCCTATAATAGCATCGCCGTCATATAAGGGGTACCCTAGATAATTTCTGGACACATTTAGGACTTTCAAATTAGAAATGTTACGGAAGATTTCAAACACTCTTTCGATCAGTACCGGGAGGTTGTCAGATATGTCTAGATATTCAAGTTTACTCGGTGAATCGATTTCTGGAGAATCAATTATTATATTATCTGTTCCGATATCATGTTGTTTTAGTTTGTCTTCGATTACTTGGAAATAGTCCGGAAATTGGTTACGAGTGAACATAGACATACACAAAGAGTGAAAATTGCTAACTGTTATTTCTGGTTGACAAGTGTCGTATGTATTTGGTTGCAATCGTTGTTCATAATTTTTCTTCATTGAAACACCATATCTGGGAGAGGAGATTGGGCGATTAGAAGCTGCCATACGACTTATatccaaataaactattttaTTCATAGCACCGCTCGATATCAGATACGGTGTATAGTTACCATATAGAAACATATTATGCTGAACTGAGAGGTACTTAATAGACCTAGGCCATTGTTTTACTGAGGCTTTATCCATGCGCACAAGATTGTTGTTTTCAACTGTAATCAGCTCAATGGAAGTGTTAGATAAATATCTAACATCATCTATGTTTAATGACGAGCAGAAATCAAATTGTGAGTGATTATACAACGTGTTTAAGTTCAAACGTTTCAATGTTTTGCTATCATTCAATCCACTGGTAATATTTGGCATAGATTCTATGCCAAGGTTGATATTCCATGACAGGTCTAGAGATGTTATGTTTCGAAGAAGCTTAAAGGTGTTAAATTCTATTTTCCTGATCAAACATTTTGACAGGAATAAGTTTTGAACTCCTAAGGTATTTTCAAAGAAACTTCCGTTGATATTTGGAATGTTACATCTACCGTACTCTCCAGACATATACATCTCGATAACATTCGGCATGTAAGGCAGTGGTTGTGTACCAAGTCCGTCGATAACCAAGGTATGAAGATAATACAGATGGTTCAGGGTAACGGGATAGGTCTCATTACTCCAGATATTAGATAGGTTCTGCTTTAAATCTAAGTAAATTAATTTTTTCAGCGGTCGAAACGCATTCCTAGCTATATTGGAATATctaatttgatttaaacttaaatcaAGCATTTCTAGCATTAGTAGTCCAGCAAAATCCCCACTGTGAACTCTGTCTATCATGTTCCTAGCTAAtgataatttctttaataatttatacCTTTGCCATGATGTTCCATTgattttagatattttgtttccaTTCATATTCAAACAAGTTGTATTTAGTGGCAGATTGTTTGGAACAGCTGTGAGGTCTCGATTACTGCAGTCAACGTAGTACTCTAATATTTGATCCTTGATATGGCGCGATATATCACACTTTCCTAAGAGGTTTCCATCACACGCCGCCGCCTCTGCGTTAAACTCCGATATTTCATCATTGATATGGCCCGATTCATGATATTTACCAAAGGCATTCCAATTGCACGTCACAATGTCTGTCAAAGCAATAAGAAGCACCAACACCAGCCTGAGAAATAGATTCATACATTTAGGCAAGTGGAATTATATCTCGGTGATTAAAAATGTTTAATCCGATATCTAATCCTAATATTTTAGTATATTGAAAGTGCGATTAGGAAAAAAGCGATTCGACACATGCAAGAACTGATAACTTTACCTTTTGAATGCTTCTTATAAAGTTAATTCATATGTGTTGCTTTATACACGCTAACAAAACATGCCAGGAGaaaatgttactttaaatagactGAATTCACTGCGTAGTAAATAAATGGTACAAAGTATCAAAAGCAAGGGATTGTAACACTGATTGACATCAATGAATAGTTTTAGGCTTTATACTCGTCTTCATACAAAAAGTAAAGACCTCTGTTTAATAAACGTAAATACTATTTAGAATGATAAAAGTATTATATGTAGGAAAACATTAgatacatttattcattttcatcTAGCCGAGCTAATTACAGATCAAGACTTTTTATTATCGACCGATTTTTACTATACGATTTATATCACGGAAAACCAAAAGAGCTTTAACTAAGATTACGTGAGCTTATAAAACTGCACTTCGCATACCTTCTTCTTGGGCTATTATCTCTTCTGGTTGAAAGTTCAAAGTCAAAGAATCTAAAGTCTTGTTTATAACATTTCATGTGcggatggatattcaaataacttaggAGAAATATTAAACATTAACCGTAACAAGACTATTTTGTGTCCCGTGCAAAGAtccagaccactagctcaaaAGCAGGTATGTCGTACTATATACAACTGTATATCTTAAACAGCGATTAAATCATCCCTATAAAAGATGTTTTCGTAATATACAGTGTTTGATTAAATCAAACTAAATATTCACCATAAGAATCAATGatgcatttattaataataacaaacgtgataaaattaaaaaaagggtaattagattaaaatattttccttttcattaCATTGCCCTGTAACAAGAAAGGAACTTTTTACTTCCTTTGCGTGTTTCGTTTTAAATTATGCTAAAGTGTGAACTTCAAATTAAATATTGGTGGTGGTCCTGCATGAGTTTGATTAGTTTTTTTCAATACGGGACTTGTATTTTAAGATTCACATCATTGTGATAAGAGAAACACGACCACGGGAGGTATCCTACTTTTTCAAATTATCAATCTTTTATGCTTGACTACAGCAATCAGGCAACATTTAAGAAATCCTTATTCAAACAAATGTGATACACTACCAGTAaaagtcaataataaaaaaataccatCAATTTCATGATATGCACTATACAAACCGGATATTAGCGTTAGCAAATAGAATCCACACAATGTGAACAGGTACCTGTCATTTAAAgaattttgtttgcaatgttccGCACAGTTTTATACCAGGAACTTGACTGGATTGAGAACGccttttacaaatatttcgaACAAGAAATGACGACCTAACCTTCCTCATATCTATTACTAAAACCATGAAtggatttttttgtataaaaacgaTTAAAGGAGTCCGCCCGTTTAGCGCAACAGGGAGAGTGCAGATTTATGGATCACGTTGTCGTGAATTTGATCCTCGGGCGAAGCGTATGTTTCCCGTGATGAGttggtaaaagacattgtatctgaaatcattcattctcTAACgttgattcatgtggagaagttagtagttacttgcggaaaacaggtttgtactgatataGAACCTTTAAACACTGCTgaagttaactgcctgccgttaaaTAAACCCAAAGTCCCGCAAAAACAAAAAGCaagcaaacaacaaacaaaaatgaatgaCACGGTAACCGATAccgtatttttatataatatatttaacagttttatcacataaaacaatgataaatatcaaacaagaaaTACTACGTTCCAAAAACGAAGCCTCGCCAAAATAAAACACACAGCTAGCAGATGTGCACACTCCAACACACACAATCACATACAATGCAAAcatacgaggacaaaacaaacaaacaaaggaacacagtgtggcaccaccttggaacggacagtggcaaaaacaccactgtggagcttaaaccggtttatggcgCGCACCCGACAGCTTCatattagagattttcaacttacttcgacgcggactacgcacagcggactgcgtacttacagtaggggttttctcaaaatatttaaaggttcgcaagaaagaaaacatacttatggtttatatgtttcttttacctatatgtgttaAGTAACTTTTGCTTTCACTGtagaaattagtgtattgtgatacAATTATCTgctaatacaatacatacgtttgtaaatatatggatagtgaacaggctaagataagataagataagataagataagataagataaattttattttaagtcggcaagacagagAAACAATTGAGTATCATGCTTGCACATAGGGCACAAGAATGAGTCACCAATCCATAATACTTACAACGGTTAGCAAAAAGATAGGTGGACCCACCCATTACATTTGTCACAACATCCCGACTTTACTACTGTTTGATATGGGAGACGTTTGATTCACTGCTAACACTGCTGGCTCAGGCGGATTTGATCAGATGGCTGTTGGAAAGCTGTAGAAGGTGCAACAGAAGAAGGATTGATGACACTGGGGTCAAATGGAAAGATTCTAGATTTCTTGAATGCCTTTTTTTGCAAAGCAGTATCGACAGTACAGCTAATCCCGCTCTTTCCTTGCAAGGAAACTTCCTAACCAAGCATCCTCTGCTTGAAGAGTCTGTGTCACGGGCATGCTGTTGATTTACCTGTATTTAAGGATATATCGATTTCCATTACTAGAAACTGGCATATTTTCGGTCATACGAAAATTTTACGGCTTTTATTGGTGAAGGATTACCGGTAATTATCTTGCACAAGTATTGGTACCTGGGTAAAACTTGGTAAAACTAACCTTCTGTAACCCGAGGGgtaagttatttgaagtcagtgaccataCCATTGGGCTAGAAAGGCACATATTCacctttttaaagacatttttgtaCTACTATTATTGTAAGGAGCGCTAGAGTGCAAATGCGCTTAACAGGTTTCTgtcatatattatttctaaactaaAATATACTTGTTCCAAGTTTGATACTAACATCAAAACGACATTCCATTTCATTAGGTGTACTTTGCTATATTCCACTCTGTTTACATAGTTACAGTCAAGATTCTGTCTAATCGAGTATACATATCCGCAAAGTCAACTTGCCAACCACGTCATATGATGTCAGCAGCACTTGTCCTAAATTACATGGTC
This window of the Mercenaria mercenaria strain notata chromosome 5, MADL_Memer_1, whole genome shotgun sequence genome carries:
- the LOC128556959 gene encoding toll-like receptor 4, with amino-acid sequence MKLVLVLLIALTDIVTCNWNAFGKYHESGHINDEISEFNAEAAACDGNLLGKCDISRHIKDQILEYYVDCSNRDLTAVPNNLPLNTTCLNMNGNKISKINGTSWQRYKLLKKLSLARNMIDRVHSGDFAGLLMLEMLDLSLNQIRYSNIARNAFRPLKKLIYLDLKQNLSNIWSNETYPVTLNHLYYLHTLVIDGLGTQPLPYMPNVIEMYMSGEYGRCNIPNINGSFFENTLGVQNLFLSKCLIRKIEFNTFKLLRNITSLDLSWNINLGIESMPNITSGLNDSKTLKRLNLNTLYNHSQFDFCSSLNIDDVRYLSNTSIELITVENNNLVRMDKASVKQWPRSIKYLSVQHNMFLYGNYTPYLISSGAMNKIVYLDISRMAASNRPISSPRYGVSMKKNYEQRLQPNTYDTCQPEITVSNFHSLCMSMFTRNQFPDYFQVIEDKLKQHDIGTDNIIIDSPEIDSPSKLEYLDISDNLPVLIERVFEIFRNISNLKVLNVSRNYLGYPLYDGDAIIGHLKNIRTLDLSDNKIIHLMPNIFNNLTKLENLYLSQNKISNITFELSHLKNLSYLDLEVNSLESINLAARDAFDKLLNIKINIARNNLKCVCENIEFFLWVKKHKDKFAKIEETYCKFKNSTSVSLATLNYDQLRLECSSYLTLILIASLSVLFFIIILITALVYRFRWNLRYLYYMTKIKLFADYQRMNDTEYEKDVFVSYADEDRGFVIEQVKRELEEKGEISLLIHDRDFRAGEYVVDNILRAITSTRRTLIILTRDFVRSKWCMYELNMARMEAADTGRNVLCVILKEDIPLKHLPIEIIDVLQKKTYLEYPTIEDNLQGFWDRLRVTLENKM